DNA from Dehalococcoidia bacterium:
AACCATGGACGCATTATCAACATAGCTTCACAACTCGCAGTCACAGCTGCTCCCAATCGCTCAATCTATATTGCATCTAAAGGCGGCGTCATAGCAATGACTAAATCAATGGCACTTGAATGGGCGTCAAATGGAATAACTGTAAACGCTATAGGGCCAGGCCCTACAAATACTCCAATGACTTCTACACCTGATCCGAATAGAAGTGATGCCGATTTTCTAAAAAGATCACCTATAGGTCGAAGGCTTGAGCCAGAAGAAATTGCTGAAGCTGCAGTATTTCTAGCAAGTGATGATGCAAAGGCAATCAATGGGCATCATTTACTAGTTGATGCGGGCTGGAGTATCGGCTAGTAGCAAAGTCGATTTTTTTGTAAATGAAAGAAAAAGTATTCACTAATTTCGATAAAATTATTGCCGATATCCCTAATGGTAGCGTGATAATGATTTCAGGATTTGCCGGCCCAGGCACTCCTAGGAATTTAATTAATGCCTTAGCAAAAACAACCATTAAGGACTTAACTATTGTTTGTAATACCCCTGGGCGATGGGGCGATAGCAGAATGGATGCCGGCGCGCTAATACTTAATGGCCAAGTGTCTAAAGTCCTAACCGCTTTTACTTCTTCTCCTCATCCTTCTATCACATCTCCTTTCAATGACTTGTACCAGAAAGGAAAAATTGAAGCAGAATTAATAGCCCAAGGCACTCTCGCTGAGCGAATACGAGCTGCAGGCGCAGGAATACCAGCTTTTTATACGCCGACAGGCGTAGGTACTGAAATTGCCGTAGGGAAAGAAACTCGCTTTTTTGGAAGCCAAGAATATGTTATGGAAACCGCCCTCTGCGCTGACTATGCAC
Protein-coding regions in this window:
- a CDS encoding 3-oxoacid CoA-transferase subunit A, with the protein product MKEKVFTNFDKIIADIPNGSVIMISGFAGPGTPRNLINALAKTTIKDLTIVCNTPGRWGDSRMDAGALILNGQVSKVLTAFTSSPHPSITSPFNDLYQKGKIEAELIAQGTLAERIRAAGAGIPAFYTPTGVGTEIAVGKETRFFGSQEYVMETALCADYALIRSRYSDVMGNTQFHRTQRNFGPIMAKAAKTTIIEVDEPILNAGEIDPDFVHLPGIFVDRVIHVGKDGIAERPPGNE